In the genome of Neodiprion pinetum isolate iyNeoPine1 chromosome 2, iyNeoPine1.2, whole genome shotgun sequence, one region contains:
- the LOC124213220 gene encoding kinesin-like protein KIF13A isoform X6: MSSTDKIKVAVRVRPFNRREIELGTQCVVEMTKDQTILQHPTSLQDKIDRNKPKTFAFDHCFFSLEPGSDLFASQEVVFNALGRDILDNAFQGYNACIFAYGQTGSGKSYTMMGSGDNKGIIPRLCDNLFDMIAKQQSSELSYKVEVSYMEIYNEKVHDLLDPKQNKQSLKVREHNVLGPYVDGLSQLAVTAFQDIDNLMAEGNKSRTVAATNMNSESSRSHAVFSVILTQTLTDNKSGVSGEKVSRMSLVDLAGSERAVKTGAVGDRLKEGSNINKSLTTLGLVISKLADQSSSSKNKDKFVPYRDSVLTWLLKDNLGGNSKTVMVATISPAADNYEETLSTLRYADRAKKIVNHAVVNEDPNARIIRELRQEVEALKEMLLHATGHGSVVGQQRTDITEKLSESERLMKAMSQTWEEKLVKTEKLQHERQQALEKMGISVQASGIQVEKSKYYLVNLNADPSLNELLVYYLKERTLVGGRSAAIPQDIQLHGLGIQPEHCVITIEESGLYMTPLTGARCFINGSQVTDRTPLHHGDRIVWGNHHFFRVNCPRSATAVSSEPQTPAQTIDYNFAREELMLNELSNDPIQTAIARLEKQHEEDKQVALEKQRQEYERQFQQLRNILSPSTPYSPYVPYDPLRGSQGGKLPACTPTTQMRVEKWAQERDEMFKRSLGQLKADILRANSLVQEANFLAEEMDKQTKFSVTLQIPPNNLSPNRRRGAFVSEPAILVKRMNMGSQVWSMEKLENKLVDMRDMYEDRKDSYNNQRLPIIKDELPGKTQDPFYESQENHNLIGVANIFLEVLFHDVRLDYHTPIISQQGEVAGRLQVEISRTSGQFPQDRICEAASDASSGDSASSEQEDYSESSHITCRITIKQASGLPLSLSHFVFCQYIFWGHPEPIVVPPVVNPELPATHLVPGQRDSLAFKFEHTKDFTIPITDEFLEHCSEGALSIEVWGHRSTGFSRSKPGWEVEQQQLAKARSLADRWAELTRKIELWVEIQELNEQGEYTPIEVVSKPDMLTGGVYQLRQGQQRRIQVRVKPVQNSGTLPIICQSILNVAVGSVSVRNRLQKPLDSYQEEDLSVLREKWSEALMRRRQYLDQHITKLIDKQDKTEQDVEREQSLLDQWVSLTEERNAVLVPTPGSGIPGAPADWIPPPGMEPHIPVLFLDLNADDLSTHQSGEEVSVTGLNSILPKEHGNKFYNLPIIRHLEKDVCAIAAWDSSIHDSVNLNRVTEANERVYLILKTTVRLSHPAPMDLVLRKRLALNIYKRQSITDRFFKRIVRTDGLSQSGVTYEVVSNIPKASEELEDRESLAQIAASGEDSNLSDGETYIEKYTRGVSAVESILTLDRLRQSVAVKELLQAQGQPLMRKTASVPNFSQIMRFDTSMDSLVNVTRSESVTDLNSELNGLPYPRRPSTGHIRNDDSNFLPTPPKPYGIGSILNSARPTFLNLNLNLNSLTRLQQSTSAKSSPNIVAGKLGLRMTTLHEETSNAANQPATPTPIYSPSREDDADKSDTGYSEYEAYQPSTKPIKPLTTSRTLDSLVELQSTKINTPSMSSSGYGSQAVSSTNLTSEDSISIKSISVDETPDLEYRNLLDYKRTDKMDSSLVEETPEEHSEDLNTTLGGISVGQNDDGHATELTRDCLDQNQDTYMEDANENVVELERDNNDNTMNKANTEQSSEAMANQDREEKNDNDKKVEIEVSHASNSDNDSPADGTSVVRSKLTPGKVVRRRKTSGGNARPTSYQHRASFPMVRPQLSESKAAARLEQSLQPGMPYENGDNSSSERIDVDDTSDKSSAFGSRPDLTRIETPLPDWVIVGESVLVRPYSSSGVIAYVGATEFASGNWIGVELDAPTGKNDGTVQGHRYFTCRPKYGIFVKVDKLIQDRRGRALRSYTKQETTPPPSASMRRSASRGEGLHSLHRSRSRGEGLSTVGMRSSPRSK; this comes from the exons GAACAAACCGAAAACTTTTGCTTTTGATCACTGTTTCTTCTCGCTGGAACCAGGCTCTGATCTTTTTGCTAGTCAAGAAGTCGTTTTTAATGCGTTGGGTCGGGACATCCTTGACAACGCGTTTCAGGGCTACAACGCGTGCATTTTTGCATATGGACAAACTG GTTCAGGGAAATCTTATACAATGATGGGTAGCGGGGACAACAAGGGTATTATTCCCAGGCTGTGCGACAATCTTTTCGACATGATTGCGAAACAGCAAAGTTCCGAACTGAGTTACAAAGTTGAAGTTTCTTACATGGAAATATACAACGAAAAAGTGCACGACTTGTTGGACCCCAAACAAAATAAACAGTCGCTCAAAGTCAGAGAACACAACGTTTTAGGACCGTACGTCGACGGGCTGAGTCAACTTGCCGTTACAGCCTTTCag GACATAGACAATCTAATGGCGGAAGGAAATAAATCTCGAACAGTAGCAGCGACGAATATGAATTCCGAAAGTTCTCGCTCGCACGCAGTGTTCTCTGTAATACTAACTCAGACTCTGACCGACAACAAGAGCGGAGTAAGTGGGGAAAAAGTTTCTCGCATGTCGCTCGTAGATCTGGCGGGCAGTGAAAGAGCCGTCAAAACTGGTGCCGTAGGCGATAGGCTTAAGGAAGGAAGCAATATTAACAA GTCACTAACCACACTAGGCCTAGTAATATCAAAACTAGCTGATCAGAGCTCAAGCAGCAAGAATAAGGACAAGTTTGTACCTTACAGAGACTCGGTACTTACATGGTTACTTAAG GACAATCTCGGAGGAAATAGTAAGACTGTGATGGTTGCAACAATCTCACCTGCAGCTGACAACTACGAGGAGACATTGTCAACGCTGAGATACGCGGATAGGGCTAAGAAAATAGTGAACCATGCTGTTGTCAATGAGGATCCAAATGCCAGAATAATCAGGGAACTTAGACAGGAGGTTGAAGCATTGAAGGAAATGCTGCTGCACGCTACG gGTCACGGATCCGTCGTCGGTCAGCAGCGTACCGATATAACTGAAAAATTGTCCGAGTCTGAGCGTCTGATGAAGGCGATGTCCCAGACGTGGGAAGAGAAGTTGGTTAAGACTGAGAAACTACAGCACGAAAGGCAGCAGGCTCTCGAAAAAATGGGAATCAGCGTACAGGCATCGGGGATTCAAGTTGAGAAAAGCAAATATTATTTAGTAAACCTCAACGCCGATCCCAGCTTGAACGAGTTGCTGGTATACTACCTCAAG GAACGAACATTAGTCGGCGGTAGATCAGCAGCAATACCTCAAGACATTCAACTTCACGGATTGGGAATTCAGCCTGAACACTGTGTCATAACTATCGAAGAGTCAGGCCTTTACATGACCCCGTTGACCGGGGCTAGATGTTTCATAAATGGCAGTCAGGTTACCGATAGAACTCCGTTGCATCATGGCGATAGAATCGTCTGGGGAAATCATCATTTCTTCAGAGTAAACTGTCCCAGAAGCGCTACAG CTGTTAGCAGTGAGCCTCAAACACCAGCGCAGACTATAGACTATAATTTTGCCCGAGAAGAACTTATGCTGAACGAATTGTCTAACGATCCAATCCAAACCGCGATTGCCAGACTTGAAAAACAGCACGAAGAAGATAAGCag GTCGCTCTGGAGAAGCAGCGGCAAGAATACGAGCGGCAATTCCAACAGCTTCGTAACATTCTGTCACCATCAACACCATATTCGCCTTATGTTCCCTATGATCCGCTACGTGGAAGTCAAGGCGGCAAGTTGCCAGCTTGCACTCCAACTACGCAGATGCGGGTCGAAAAGTGGGCTCAGGAACGTGATGAAATGTTCAAGCGCAGTCTTGGCCAGTTGAAAGCTGACATCCTGAGAGCAAACTCGTTGGTACAAGAGGCGAACTTCTTGGCTGAAGAAATGGATAAACAAACAAAGTTCAGCGTCACCTTGCAGATACCCCCGAACAATTTGAGCCCCAACAGAAGG CGGGGGGCGTTCGTCAGCGAGCCGGCGATACTGGTGAAGCGAATGAATATGGGGAGTCAAGTTTGGTCTATGGAGAAGTTGGAGAACAAGCTTGTGGATATGCGTGACATGTACGAAGATAGAAAAGACTCATATAATAATCAGCGACTGCCGATCATCAAG GATGAACTGCCGGGTAAAACTCAGGACCCGTTTTATGAGTCCCAGGAGAATCACAACCTCATAGGAGTAGCAAATATATTCCTGGAAGTTCTCTTTCACGACGTGAGACTCGATTATCACACACCAATCATCAGCCAGCAGGGCGAAGTCGCTGGTCGACTTCAGGTCGAGATCAGTCGAACGTCCGGACAATTTCCTCAAGATCGAATCTGCGAGGCAGCTTCGGACGCTTCGTCTGGTGACTCAGCGTCTTCCGAGCAGGAGGACTATTCAGAATCGAGTCACATTACGTGCAGAATAACTATCAAACAAGCTAGTGGCCTGCCGCTCTCCCTCAGCCATTTTGTATTCTGTCAGTACATTTTTTGGGGACATCCTGAGCCCATCGTCGTCCCGCCCGTCGTCAACCCCGAATTACCGGCTACTCATTTAGTTCCCGGGCAGAGAGACTCCCTCGCCTTCAAATTTGAACACACCAAAGACTTCACAATTCCCATCACTGACGAGTTTCTGGAACACTGTTCGG AAGGAGCTTTGAGCATAGAAGTATGGGGTCACAGAAGCACCGGGTTCTCGCGAAGTAAGCCAGGCTGGGAAGTGGAGCAGCAACAGTTGGCTAAGGCAAGATCGCTAGCCGATCGGTGGGCGGAATTGACTAGGAAGATCGAGCTCTGGGTCGAGATACAGGAGCTGAATGAGCAGGGAGAATACACGCCAATCGAAGTCGTCAGCAAGCCTGATATGCTGACAG GCGGTGTTTACCAACTCCGGCAAGGACAGCAGCGGCGAATTCAAGTCCGCGTAAAACCGGTTCAGAACTCCGGCACACTGCCGATTATTTGTCAATCGATTTTGAACGTCGCTGTCGGCTCCGTTTCGGTCAGAAACCGTCTTCAAAAACCTTTGGACAGCTACCAAGAGGAAGATCTCAGCGTTCTCCGGGAAAAGTGGAGCGAAGCTTTGATGCGAAGGAGGCAGTATTTGGATCAGCACATCACAAAGCTCATTGACAAGCAAG ATAAGACAGAACAGGACGTTGAGAGAGAACAGAGTCTTCTCGATCAGTGGGTCAGCCTCACAGAAGAACGGAATGCGGTCCTCGTCCCAACTCCTGGATCAGGAATTCCTGGTGCCCCGGCCGACTGGATCCCTCCACCAGGCATGGAGCCACACATTCCTGTACTCTTCCTCGATCTAAATG CCGATGATCTATCAACGCATCAGTCAGGAGAAGAAGTCTCCGTTACCGGATTGAACTCTATACTGCCAAAAGAGCATGGGAACAAGTTTTATAATCTGCCGATTATACGACATCTGGAAAAAGATGTGTGTGCTATAGCCGCCTGGGACTCTAGTATACACGATAGTGTCAACTTGAATCGAGTCACTGAAG cAAACGAAAGAGTTTACTTGATCTTGAAGACGACTGTTCGTCTGTCACACCCAGCGCCGATGGATTTGGTGCTACGAAAGCGACTAGCACTAAACATCTACAAACGGCAAAGTATTACAgacagattttttaaacgGATAGTTCGAACAGATGGGTTATCGCAAAGCGGCGTGACTTATGAAGTCGTATCAAACATACCAAAGGCTAGTGAAGAACTTGAGGATCGTGAAAGTCTTGCTCAAATCGCAGCAAGTGGCGAGGACAGCAATTTGTCTGATGGTGAAACTTACATCG AGAAATATACGCGAGGTGTTTCTGCTGTCGAGAGCATATTGACCTTGGATCGCTTGAGGCAGAGCGTCGCGGTCAAGGAACTCCTTCAGGCACAGGGACAGCCTTTGATGCGCAAAACAGCAAGCGTACCAAACTTCTCCCAG ATCATGAGATTTGATACGTCGATGGATTCACTGGTGAACGTTACTCGTTCGGAGAGTGTAACAGACCTAAATTCCGAACTAAACGGGCTGCCTTATCCACGGAGGCCGTCAACGGGTCACATCAGAAATGACGACAGTAATTTTTTACCTACACCGCCGAAGCCGTATGGAATCG GCTCCATTCTGAACTCAG CGAGACCAACATTCCTGAATTTGAACCTGAATCTCAACTCACTGACACGTCTGCAACAGTCCACCTCTGCCAAGT CATCGCCGAACATCGTCGCAGGAAAACTTGGCCTCAGGATGACTACCCTTCACGAAGAAACGTCAAATGCTGCTAACCAACCAGCTACTCCAACTCCAATTTACTCGCCGTCGCGAGAAGACGATGCTGACAAGAGCGACACCGGTTACTCAGAATATGAGGCGTACCAA CCATCGACGAAGCCAATTAAGCCATTAACGACATCGCGGACGTTGGATTCTCTTGTCGAGCTTCAATCAACAAAGATAAACACACCAAGTATGAGCAGCAGTGGATACGGTTCCCAAGCAGTTTCGTCGACAAATTTAACATCAGAAGATTCGATATCCATAAAATCAATCAGCGTTGATGAGACTCCAGATTTGGAATACCGTAACCTCCTGGATTACAAAAGGACAGACAAGATGGACAGCTCTTTGGTCGAAGAGACACCTGAGGAGCATTCAGAGGACCTGAATACAACACTCGGTGGTATCAGTGTTGGCCAAAACGACGACGGCCATGCGACAG AATTGACTAGGGATTGCTTGGACCAAAATCAAGACACCTACATGGAAGATGCGAACGAAAACGTCGTTGAACTTGAAAGGGATAACAATGACAACACGATGAACAAAGCCAACACCGAACAGAGCAGTGAAGCTATGGCGAATCAGGATcgagaagagaaaaacgaCAATGATAAGAAAGTTGAAATCGAAGTCAGCCATGCTTCGAACTCCGACAATGATAGTCCTGCTGATGGAACCTCAGTTGTTCGCTCAAAATTAACCCCTGGCAAA GTTGTCAGAAGGAGAAAAACTTCCGGTGGTAATGCAAGGCCTACTAGCTATCAACATCGAGCATCGTTTCCAATGGTCCGTCCCCAGTTATCGGAAAGCAAGGCGGCTGCTCGTTTGGAACAGTCTTTACAACCTGGAATGCCTTATGAAAATGGGGACAACAGTTCTTCGGAAAGAATTGACG TAGATGATACAAGCGACAAAAGTTCAGCGTTTGGGTCCCGGCCTGATCTGACGAGAATCGAGACTCCGTTGCCCGATTGGGTGATCGTTGGTGAATCGGTTTTGGTGCGCCCCTACAGCTCCTCCGGTGTCATAGCATATGTTGGCGCTACGGAATTCGCCTCTGGAAACTGGATCGGTGTTGAATTGGATGCTCCGACAG ggAAAAATGATGGCACTGTACAAGGCCACAGGTATTTCACGTGCCGACCGAAATATGGGATATTCGTTAAAGTTGACAAACTGATTCAGGACAGACGAGGCAGGGCTTTGCGGTCCTACACCAAACAGGAAACAACCCCGCCACCAAGTGCGTCAATGCGCAGGAGTGCCAGCAGAG